From the genome of Novosphingobium sp. TH158, one region includes:
- the pgi gene encoding glucose-6-phosphate isomerase, producing the protein MNEAESTAWKALEALPKRRLSELFADAGRVDALTAVLDLPGGPVRFDWSKTHLDAGLLSGFTALAEACDFDGRRAALFSGERINVTEDRAVQHTAQRGVGSEEAVDEAGALHARMRSLVEAIHGGLLGDVKHLIHIGIGGSALGPALAIDALTRDGAMCDVHVVSNIDGCALEAAFARCDPATTLVAVASKTFTTIETMTNAASALAWLGENGVADPYGRVIALTASPDKAVEWGVDETRVLPFSESVGGRYSLWSSIGFPVALALGWDEFASLLDGAAEMDRHFLTMDGAENLPLRAAFSDLMYTRLRGCQTRAVFAYDERLRLFPSYLQQLEMESNGKRVRADGSPVDGPTAPITWGGVGTDAQHAVFQLLHQGTVITPIDFIAAIQPGDALDPAHHRTLLTNCFAQGAALMAGRESDDPARAYPGDRPSATILCDEINAATLGALIAFHEHRTFAAGVLMGINSFDQFGVELGKEIARSIDAGGASFDASTTALLAAAGLG; encoded by the coding sequence ATGAACGAAGCGGAAAGCACGGCCTGGAAAGCGCTTGAAGCGCTGCCGAAACGCCGGCTGTCGGAACTCTTCGCCGATGCCGGCCGGGTCGATGCGCTTACCGCGGTGCTCGATCTGCCGGGAGGGCCGGTCCGTTTCGACTGGTCGAAGACCCATCTCGATGCCGGCCTGCTGTCCGGCTTTACCGCCCTGGCTGAAGCCTGCGACTTCGATGGCAGGCGCGCAGCCCTGTTTTCCGGCGAGCGGATCAACGTGACAGAGGATCGCGCGGTCCAGCACACCGCGCAGCGCGGCGTGGGCAGCGAGGAGGCGGTTGACGAGGCGGGCGCGCTCCATGCCCGCATGCGCAGCCTTGTCGAGGCCATCCACGGCGGCCTGCTGGGCGATGTGAAGCACCTGATCCACATCGGCATCGGCGGCTCCGCGCTCGGCCCGGCTCTGGCGATCGACGCGCTGACCCGCGACGGGGCGATGTGCGATGTCCATGTCGTTTCCAATATCGATGGCTGCGCGCTGGAAGCGGCCTTTGCGCGCTGCGACCCGGCGACGACGCTGGTGGCGGTTGCCTCCAAGACATTCACCACGATCGAGACGATGACCAATGCCGCATCGGCGCTCGCCTGGCTGGGCGAGAACGGCGTGGCCGATCCCTATGGCCGGGTGATTGCCCTGACCGCCTCGCCGGACAAGGCGGTGGAATGGGGCGTCGACGAAACCCGCGTATTGCCCTTCAGCGAGTCGGTTGGCGGGCGCTATTCGCTGTGGTCCTCGATCGGCTTCCCGGTTGCCCTGGCGCTGGGGTGGGACGAATTTGCCTCGCTGCTTGATGGCGCGGCGGAGATGGACCGCCACTTCCTGACCATGGACGGGGCCGAAAACCTGCCGCTGCGCGCCGCCTTCAGCGACCTGATGTACACCCGCCTGCGCGGCTGCCAGACGCGCGCGGTCTTTGCTTACGACGAGCGGCTGCGGTTGTTTCCCAGCTATCTGCAGCAACTGGAGATGGAATCGAACGGCAAGCGCGTGCGGGCTGACGGCTCGCCTGTCGACGGGCCGACCGCGCCGATTACCTGGGGTGGCGTGGGGACCGATGCCCAGCACGCGGTCTTCCAGCTGCTTCACCAGGGAACGGTGATCACGCCGATCGACTTCATCGCGGCGATCCAGCCGGGCGACGCCCTCGATCCCGCCCACCATCGCACCCTGCTGACGAATTGCTTTGCCCAGGGCGCCGCGCTGATGGCAGGGCGCGAGAGCGACGATCCGGCGCGGGCCTATCCGGGCGACCGGCCGTCTGCGACGATCCTGTGCGACGAGATCAACGCCGCCACGCTTGGCGCGCTGATCGCGTTCCACGAACACCGCACCTTTGCTGCCGGTGTGCTGATGGGGATCAATTCCTTCGACCAGTTCGGCGTGGAGCTGGGCAAGGAGATCGCCAGGTCGATCGACGCGGGCGGGGCCAGCTTCGATGCCAGCACCACCGCCCTGCTGGCTGCGGCAGGCCTTGGCTGA
- the lepB gene encoding signal peptidase I has translation MTTEPNASETLPGDGAAAPAKREKKEDSFPVFLIKLLLIVLVFRSFILSPFNIPSESMLPRLQKGDYLLASKWSYGYSKYSLPFSAPLIPGRLFASQPERGDVAIFKAPPGNDVDYIKRVIGLPGDQIQMIGGVLHINGKAVAKERIADAQYPVSPYNQCHEMFRSKREDGTDTCRYPQYRETLPNGVSYNVLDLGLYAADDTQVFVVPEGHLFMMGDNRDNSEDSRFDPEAGGGVGFVPQENLVGKAQVMMFSTDGSSSWLLPWTWFTAARWDRIGGRI, from the coding sequence ATGACGACCGAACCCAACGCCAGCGAAACCTTGCCCGGGGACGGTGCCGCCGCGCCGGCCAAGCGTGAGAAGAAGGAAGACAGCTTTCCCGTTTTCCTGATCAAGCTGCTGCTGATCGTGCTGGTGTTCCGCAGCTTCATCCTTTCGCCGTTCAACATCCCCAGCGAATCGATGCTGCCCCGGCTGCAGAAGGGCGATTACCTGCTCGCCAGCAAGTGGTCCTATGGCTACTCGAAGTATTCGCTGCCGTTCAGCGCGCCGCTGATCCCGGGACGCCTGTTCGCCAGCCAGCCGGAACGCGGCGATGTCGCCATCTTCAAGGCCCCTCCGGGCAATGACGTCGATTACATCAAGCGTGTGATCGGCCTGCCGGGGGACCAGATCCAGATGATCGGCGGCGTGCTGCACATCAATGGCAAGGCAGTTGCCAAGGAGCGCATTGCCGACGCCCAGTATCCCGTCTCGCCCTACAACCAGTGCCACGAGATGTTCCGCAGCAAGCGCGAGGATGGCACGGACACCTGCCGCTATCCGCAGTACCGCGAAACGCTGCCCAACGGGGTGAGCTACAACGTGCTCGACCTTGGCCTTTACGCCGCCGATGACACGCAGGTATTCGTCGTGCCCGAAGGCCACCTGTTCATGATGGGCGACAACCGCGACAATTCCGAAGACAGCCGCTTCGATCCCGAAGCCGGCGGCGGCGTGGGCTTTGTTCCGCAGGAAAACCTGGTCGGCAAGGCGCAGGTCATGATGTTCTCGACCGACGGTTCCTCGTCCTGGCTGCTGCCCTGGACCTGGTTCACCGCCGCGCGCTGGGACCGCATCGGGGGCCGGATTTGA
- the rnc gene encoding ribonuclease III codes for MSEPALSPETRAFLEKLTGGPLGDESLWHEALTHGSTGEARHYQRLEFLGDRVLGLSIAEWLHELGTDNEGRLSQRLNALVSRTMNAAIARKIGLAPHIRLGKQANDDGGRNSDNILGDVMEALLGAGFLTQGFPAMRALVRKLWSEAVTGKVGQSKHPKSALQEWAAGNRRRMPEYYLVERSGPDHAARFTVEVRIHAVGEARAEGSSKQEAETQAAAEFLRRFG; via the coding sequence TTGAGCGAGCCTGCCCTTTCCCCGGAAACACGCGCATTCCTTGAAAAGCTCACCGGTGGCCCGCTTGGCGATGAAAGTCTCTGGCATGAAGCGCTGACTCACGGCAGCACGGGCGAGGCGCGGCATTACCAGCGGCTCGAATTCCTCGGCGATCGCGTGCTCGGCCTGTCGATTGCCGAATGGCTGCACGAACTGGGCACGGACAACGAAGGCCGGCTTTCCCAGCGGCTCAACGCGCTTGTCAGCCGCACGATGAACGCCGCGATTGCGCGCAAGATCGGCCTCGCCCCGCATATCCGGTTGGGCAAGCAGGCCAACGACGATGGCGGGCGCAACAGCGACAACATCCTGGGCGACGTCATGGAGGCGCTGCTCGGCGCCGGCTTCCTGACGCAGGGCTTTCCCGCCATGCGCGCACTGGTGCGCAAGCTCTGGTCGGAAGCGGTAACCGGCAAGGTCGGCCAGTCGAAGCACCCCAAGTCAGCGCTGCAGGAATGGGCGGCCGGAAACCGGCGGCGGATGCCCGAATATTACCTTGTCGAACGCTCGGGCCCGGATCATGCGGCGCGCTTCACCGTTGAAGTTCGCATCCACGCCGTGGGCGAAGCACGCGCCGAAGGCAGCAGCAAGCAGGAGGCCGAAACCCAGGCCGCCGCAGAATTCCTCAGGAGGTTCGGATGA
- the era gene encoding GTPase Era, with amino-acid sequence MTQHCGLVAVIGAPNAGKSTLVNALVGQKVAIVSAKAQTTRARLMGIALEGEAQIILADTPGIFDPKRRLDRAMVSAAWEGAQEADAILLVVDGRKKKREYLQSILESLSGRPERKILVLNKVDETAKEPLLVAAQELAGDGQFDEVFFVSALTGDGVPQLKKRLAELMPESPWHYPEDQVSDASERLLACEITREQIYRQLHDELPYDSIVRPESYKTRPDGSVEIHQQIVIARDSQKGIVLGKGGSKLKSIGEAARKELAELLGQKVHLFLHVKVDERWEDDKEIYEEIGLDWVK; translated from the coding sequence ATGACCCAGCACTGCGGACTCGTCGCCGTTATCGGCGCGCCCAATGCGGGCAAGTCCACCCTCGTCAATGCACTCGTCGGCCAGAAGGTCGCCATCGTCTCGGCCAAGGCGCAGACCACGCGCGCCCGGCTGATGGGGATCGCGCTGGAAGGGGAAGCGCAGATCATCCTTGCCGATACGCCGGGCATTTTCGATCCCAAGCGACGGCTTGACCGTGCGATGGTTTCCGCGGCCTGGGAAGGCGCGCAGGAAGCCGATGCGATCCTGCTGGTAGTCGATGGCCGCAAGAAGAAGCGCGAGTACCTCCAGTCGATCCTGGAGAGCCTGTCCGGCCGGCCCGAGCGCAAGATTCTCGTGCTCAACAAGGTCGATGAAACCGCCAAGGAACCGCTGCTCGTGGCCGCGCAGGAACTTGCCGGCGACGGCCAGTTCGACGAGGTGTTCTTCGTTTCCGCCCTGACCGGCGATGGCGTGCCGCAGCTCAAGAAGCGGCTGGCCGAACTGATGCCCGAAAGCCCATGGCACTATCCCGAAGACCAGGTCTCCGACGCCAGCGAACGCCTGCTGGCCTGCGAAATCACCCGCGAGCAGATTTACCGCCAGCTTCACGACGAGCTGCCCTACGATTCCATCGTGCGGCCCGAAAGCTACAAGACGCGTCCCGATGGCTCGGTGGAAATCCACCAGCAGATCGTCATCGCCCGCGACAGCCAGAAGGGCATCGTCCTTGGCAAGGGGGGCAGCAAGCTGAAGTCCATCGGTGAGGCCGCCCGCAAGGAGCTGGCCGAACTGCTGGGCCAGAAGGTCCACCTGTTCCTCCACGTCAAGGTCGACGAACGCTGGGAGGATGACAAGGAAATCTACGAGGAAATCGGGCTGGACTGGGTGAAGTAA
- a CDS encoding sterol desaturase family protein: MNQYHYVVIVLFAIFVLLDHFGKGHRLDDVPYWRAMGVFSAILYFTILTYAPFLWDGLLGQYRLIPADKLPFWVQVVGGFLVFELGVYLWHLGLHKIPGLWRFTHQMHHAAERVDIWGAFYFHPLDMVGWALQGSLSLVWVFGLSAEAAFIVAVAATIPTMFQHTNLRTPVWLGYVLQRPESHSIHHQRGVHAYNYGDIPLFDIIFGTFKNPKDWEAEAGFHKGSTNKVGKMLACQEI, encoded by the coding sequence ATGAACCAGTATCACTATGTCGTGATTGTCCTGTTTGCGATCTTTGTCCTGCTTGACCATTTCGGCAAGGGACACCGGCTGGATGACGTGCCTTACTGGCGGGCGATGGGCGTGTTTTCCGCCATCCTCTATTTCACCATCCTCACCTACGCGCCGTTCCTGTGGGACGGGCTGCTGGGCCAATACCGCCTGATCCCGGCAGACAAGTTGCCGTTCTGGGTGCAAGTTGTCGGCGGGTTCCTCGTCTTCGAGCTGGGCGTCTACCTGTGGCATCTGGGCCTGCACAAGATCCCCGGCCTATGGCGCTTCACCCATCAAATGCACCATGCGGCCGAACGGGTGGACATCTGGGGCGCGTTCTATTTCCACCCGCTCGACATGGTTGGCTGGGCGCTTCAAGGGTCGCTCTCGCTGGTATGGGTCTTCGGGCTTTCGGCCGAAGCGGCCTTCATCGTTGCTGTTGCCGCGACCATCCCCACCATGTTCCAGCATACCAACCTTCGCACCCCCGTGTGGCTCGGCTATGTCCTCCAGCGGCCCGAAAGCCATTCGATCCACCACCAGCGCGGGGTGCACGCCTACAATTATGGCGACATTCCCCTGTTCGACATCATCTTCGGAACCTTCAAGAATCCCAAGGATTGGGAGGCAGAAGCCGGGTTCCACAAAGGCTCGACCAACAAGGTCGGCAAGATGCTGGCGTGCCAGGAAATCTGA
- a CDS encoding SGNH/GDSL hydrolase family protein, whose translation MMKALLIGLGSVSAFALAAPVVAKPVPRNAHYVAMGSSYAAGTGLGGIKPGTPQRCGRSPKSYSSLVAERLKLDYDDQTCGGATTAHILGPWNELAPQIDAVKANTRLVTITIGGNDLGYVMNLMLGSCPPGGMMVQGTARACSALRPPATEAYAKLEGNLRRIVQEIRQRAPKARVIFVQYVKLVPDTPCEVLGLTPEGAILNREIGERLAAVTARAAEAEGAEVLAAQDLSRQHTACDAAPWSVGPKPTGPDGNASWHPTVAGHAGIADALVKMLRR comes from the coding sequence ATGATGAAGGCACTCCTGATTGGCCTTGGCAGCGTGAGTGCGTTCGCCCTTGCCGCGCCTGTCGTGGCCAAGCCGGTGCCCCGCAATGCCCATTACGTCGCCATGGGATCGTCCTATGCCGCCGGAACGGGCCTCGGCGGGATCAAGCCGGGCACGCCCCAGCGCTGCGGCCGCAGCCCGAAGAGCTATTCCAGTCTCGTCGCAGAGCGGCTGAAGCTCGATTACGATGACCAGACCTGCGGCGGGGCGACCACGGCGCATATCCTGGGCCCGTGGAACGAGCTTGCCCCGCAGATCGACGCCGTGAAGGCGAATACCCGGCTGGTTACGATCACCATCGGCGGGAACGACCTGGGCTATGTGATGAACCTGATGCTGGGTTCGTGCCCGCCGGGCGGCATGATGGTCCAGGGGACCGCCCGCGCCTGCTCCGCTCTGCGCCCGCCTGCGACGGAGGCCTATGCCAAGCTGGAGGGCAACCTGCGCAGGATCGTGCAGGAAATCCGCCAGCGCGCGCCCAAGGCCCGCGTGATCTTCGTGCAATACGTCAAGCTGGTGCCCGATACCCCGTGCGAAGTGCTGGGGCTCACGCCTGAGGGGGCGATCCTCAACCGCGAGATTGGCGAGCGCCTGGCCGCCGTCACCGCCCGGGCAGCAGAGGCCGAAGGGGCCGAGGTGCTCGCCGCGCAAGACCTATCTCGCCAGCATACCGCCTGTGATGCCGCACCGTGGAGCGTGGGGCCCAAGCCCACCGGCCCCGATGGCAACGCATCATGGCATCCGACCGTTGCCGGCCATGCCGGGATTGCCGATGCGCTGGTGAAAATGCTGCGCCGCTAG
- the topA gene encoding type I DNA topoisomerase — translation MQLVIVESPAKAKTIEKYLGKDYKVLASYGHVRDLPPKDGSVRPDEDFAMDWELYGDKQRQVKAIADAAKGADRLILATDPDREGEAISWHVRELLAKRKALPKDVQRVTFNAITKETVTKAMTQPRELDQDLVDAYLARRALDYLFGFTLSPVLWRKLPGAKSAGRVQSVALRLICEREREIEVFKPQEYWSVLAQLEHDGTRFPARLVRFDGEKLDKLSLGDAGSAERAKAAVEAGAFRVEDVDVRPTRRNPWPPFTTSTLQMEAARKLGFSASHTMRVAQSLYEAGAITYMRTDGVQMDPSAIQAARAAINDRYKGHYLPEKPRHYETKAKNAQEAHEAIRPTDFTRDSFGSGDEARLYELVWKRAIASQMASASIERTTVTLREATGRHELRATGQVVKFPGFLAVYDETLDQKPGEDEDESGLLPVLNKGDMPAKQGVEANQHFTQPPPRYSEASLVKKLEELGIGRPSTYAATLQVLKDRNYVRTEKNRFFAEESGRLLTAFLERFFPRYVAYDFTAGMEDELDDVSGGRENWKELLAKFWKDFKPKSDEVMERKPSEVTEALDEFLSDYLFPDKGDGHDPRQCPQCSVGRLALRGGRFGAFVACSNYPECKYTRKFAQPGGSGDGADGEIGKHPETGEAINRKAGRFGPYIEMGSGKEAKRSSIPKDIGELNLDWAVKLLSLPRTIGNHPETGEPITASLGRYGPYLAHNGKYAKLRGTAEIFETGMNMAVAKLAEAANGGGRGARAAAEPLKTFGPHPESGGEMKLMAGRYGPYVTDGTTNATLPRDKKPEDLTEEEAITLITEKAAKGPAKKGAKKKAPAKKKAPAKKPAAKKPAAKKKAE, via the coding sequence ATGCAGCTTGTCATCGTCGAATCCCCCGCCAAGGCCAAAACCATCGAGAAGTATCTCGGCAAGGACTACAAGGTTCTCGCCTCGTACGGTCACGTTCGCGACCTGCCGCCCAAGGACGGTTCGGTGCGGCCGGACGAGGACTTCGCGATGGACTGGGAGCTTTACGGCGACAAGCAGCGGCAGGTTAAGGCCATCGCCGATGCCGCCAAGGGAGCGGACCGCCTGATCCTCGCCACTGACCCTGACCGCGAGGGCGAGGCTATCTCCTGGCACGTGCGCGAGCTGCTGGCCAAGCGCAAGGCGCTGCCCAAGGACGTCCAGCGCGTAACCTTCAACGCCATCACCAAGGAGACCGTAACCAAGGCGATGACCCAGCCGCGCGAGCTGGATCAGGACCTGGTCGATGCCTACCTTGCCCGCCGCGCGCTCGATTACCTGTTCGGCTTCACCCTTTCGCCAGTGCTGTGGCGCAAGTTGCCGGGTGCCAAGAGCGCAGGGCGCGTGCAATCGGTGGCGCTGCGCCTGATCTGCGAGCGCGAGCGCGAGATCGAGGTGTTCAAGCCGCAGGAATACTGGTCGGTCCTGGCCCAGCTTGAACATGACGGTACCCGTTTTCCGGCACGTCTGGTGCGGTTCGACGGGGAGAAGCTCGACAAGCTGAGCCTTGGCGATGCCGGTTCGGCAGAGCGGGCCAAGGCTGCGGTCGAAGCGGGGGCCTTCCGCGTGGAGGATGTCGATGTGCGTCCCACCCGGCGCAACCCCTGGCCGCCGTTCACCACCTCGACCCTGCAGATGGAAGCGGCGCGCAAGCTTGGCTTCTCGGCCAGCCACACCATGCGCGTGGCGCAGAGCCTCTACGAGGCGGGGGCGATCACCTACATGCGTACCGATGGCGTGCAGATGGATCCCAGCGCCATCCAGGCGGCCCGGGCGGCGATCAATGACCGGTACAAGGGGCATTACCTGCCGGAAAAACCGCGTCATTACGAGACCAAGGCGAAAAATGCTCAGGAAGCGCATGAAGCTATCCGGCCAACCGATTTCACGCGCGACAGCTTCGGCAGCGGCGATGAGGCGCGGCTCTACGAGCTGGTCTGGAAGCGCGCCATCGCCAGCCAGATGGCCTCTGCCTCGATCGAACGGACCACGGTAACCCTGCGCGAGGCGACCGGGCGGCACGAGCTGCGCGCGACCGGCCAGGTCGTGAAGTTCCCCGGCTTCCTTGCCGTCTATGACGAAACGCTCGACCAGAAGCCGGGCGAGGACGAGGATGAAAGCGGTCTGCTGCCCGTACTGAACAAGGGCGATATGCCGGCCAAGCAGGGGGTAGAGGCGAACCAGCACTTCACCCAGCCGCCGCCGCGCTATTCCGAGGCGAGCCTGGTGAAGAAGCTTGAGGAACTGGGCATCGGCCGTCCCTCCACCTATGCCGCCACCTTGCAGGTCCTGAAGGACCGCAACTACGTCAGGACCGAGAAAAATCGTTTCTTCGCAGAAGAATCGGGCCGACTTCTCACTGCATTTCTCGAACGCTTCTTCCCGCGCTATGTCGCTTACGATTTCACCGCAGGGATGGAAGATGAGCTCGATGACGTATCGGGCGGGCGCGAGAACTGGAAGGAACTGCTCGCCAAGTTCTGGAAGGACTTCAAGCCGAAGTCCGACGAGGTGATGGAGCGCAAGCCTTCGGAAGTGACCGAAGCGCTGGACGAGTTCCTGTCCGACTACCTGTTCCCGGACAAGGGCGATGGCCACGATCCGCGCCAGTGCCCACAGTGCAGCGTGGGCCGGCTGGCCCTGCGCGGCGGGCGGTTCGGGGCCTTCGTTGCCTGTTCCAACTATCCGGAATGCAAATATACCCGCAAGTTCGCCCAGCCGGGCGGATCGGGCGACGGAGCGGATGGCGAGATCGGCAAGCACCCCGAAACGGGCGAGGCGATCAATCGCAAGGCGGGCCGTTTCGGTCCCTATATCGAAATGGGCAGCGGCAAGGAGGCGAAGCGTTCGTCCATTCCCAAGGACATTGGCGAACTGAACCTGGATTGGGCGGTCAAGCTGCTCAGCCTGCCGCGCACGATCGGCAATCATCCGGAAACGGGTGAGCCAATCACCGCAAGTCTCGGGCGTTATGGTCCGTACCTCGCCCACAATGGCAAGTACGCCAAGCTGCGCGGAACGGCCGAAATCTTCGAGACGGGGATGAACATGGCGGTTGCCAAGCTGGCCGAGGCGGCGAACGGCGGCGGCCGGGGCGCACGCGCGGCGGCCGAACCGCTCAAGACCTTCGGCCCGCACCCGGAAAGCGGGGGCGAGATGAAGCTGATGGCCGGTCGTTACGGCCCCTATGTGACGGACGGCACGACCAATGCCACCTTGCCGCGTGACAAGAAGCCCGAAGATCTGACCGAGGAAGAGGCGATCACGCTGATCACCGAGAAGGCGGCGAAGGGCCCGGCCAAGAAAGGCGCGAAGAAGAAGGCTCCCGCCAAGAAGAAAGCCCCGGCCAAGAAGCCCGCCGCCAAGAAGCCCGCTGCCAAGAAAAAGGCCGAGTGA
- a CDS encoding 2OG-Fe(II) oxygenase, translating into MSANPPELDQALRIFSAGQRPQAVTMIEGLVARGMPQAMLLLGHMKWGGHIAQDPVGARRLYERAGSAGSHDGAVAATNLLASGIAGERNWLAALERLKSEAASDPARKAALDLLGAMELDASGNPQSLPDGDVLSDSPQVTLYRGVFSPAECAYVLKIAEPGYQPSMVYNAQRQLVRDPIRSSDGSVLHWLIEDPAIHALNRRLASLAGLPPENGEAAQVLRYNPGQEYKPHHDFVRAAENQRTMTALVWLNDGYDGGETAFLRTGLKVKGRKGDAVVFRNTQPDSSLDPMSEHAGMPVKRGTKLLYNRWIREARWQP; encoded by the coding sequence ATGAGCGCAAACCCTCCCGAACTCGATCAGGCCTTGCGGATATTCTCCGCCGGGCAGCGCCCGCAGGCGGTGACCATGATCGAGGGGCTGGTGGCACGCGGCATGCCGCAGGCGATGCTGCTGCTGGGCCACATGAAATGGGGCGGACACATCGCGCAGGATCCTGTCGGCGCGCGCCGGCTGTACGAGCGGGCCGGCAGTGCCGGGTCGCACGACGGAGCCGTGGCGGCGACCAACCTGCTGGCCAGCGGCATTGCCGGTGAGCGCAACTGGCTGGCGGCGCTGGAACGCCTGAAGTCCGAGGCGGCAAGCGACCCGGCCCGCAAGGCGGCGCTGGACCTGCTCGGGGCGATGGAACTGGACGCATCGGGCAACCCGCAGAGCCTGCCCGATGGCGATGTGTTGAGCGACAGCCCGCAGGTGACGCTTTACCGCGGCGTCTTCAGCCCGGCCGAGTGCGCCTATGTGCTCAAGATCGCCGAGCCGGGATATCAGCCTTCGATGGTGTACAATGCCCAACGCCAGCTGGTGCGCGATCCGATCCGCAGTTCCGATGGCTCGGTGCTGCACTGGCTGATCGAGGACCCGGCGATCCATGCCCTCAACCGCCGGCTGGCGTCGCTGGCCGGCCTGCCGCCTGAGAACGGCGAAGCGGCGCAGGTACTGCGCTACAATCCGGGGCAGGAATACAAGCCGCACCACGATTTCGTCCGTGCCGCAGAAAACCAGCGCACGATGACCGCGCTGGTCTGGCTCAACGATGGCTATGACGGCGGCGAGACGGCGTTCCTGCGAACCGGCCTCAAAGTGAAGGGACGCAAGGGCGATGCGGTGGTTTTCCGCAACACCCAGCCCGACAGCAGCCTGGACCCGATGAGCGAACACGCCGGCATGCCGGTGAAGCGCGGCACCAAGCTGCTTTACAACCGCTGGATCCGGGAAGCGCGCTGGCAGCCCTGA
- the dprA gene encoding DNA-processing protein DprA: MSVAPALDLSQDEAFARIRLLRSPNVGPVSYAQLLRRFGTASAALEALPDLAARGGARYRAAPADRIEAEVAAVRRAGARYLFHDSADYPALLAECDGAPPILTVRGDAALASRPCVAIVGARNASAAAVKLARDFAAALAGQGCTIVSGLARGIDGAAHKGALSGAASGGGTVGVIASGIDISYPPEHAALQEEVARDGLLIAEQPCGTEPLARHFPARNRIIAGMAAGTLVVEAAPKSGSLITARLAGEFGREVMAIPGSPLDSRSHGCNQLIRDGAVLVQRPEDVIELLQGFTGAPRSRFRESQDIPLYRAEAEPAQPADIASLLTIAPVSVDELIRQSGASAAEVQLALLELELAGRLLRHAAGRVSLAG; encoded by the coding sequence ATGAGCGTGGCCCCGGCGCTCGACCTTTCGCAGGACGAGGCCTTTGCCCGCATCCGCCTGTTGCGCTCGCCCAATGTCGGGCCGGTCAGCTATGCCCAGCTGCTGCGCCGTTTCGGCACTGCCTCCGCCGCGCTTGAGGCGCTGCCCGATCTCGCGGCGCGGGGCGGGGCGCGATACCGGGCCGCTCCCGCAGACCGCATCGAGGCAGAGGTTGCAGCGGTGCGGCGGGCAGGGGCGCGCTACCTGTTCCACGATTCGGCGGACTATCCCGCGCTGCTGGCGGAATGCGACGGTGCACCGCCGATCCTGACGGTGCGGGGCGATGCCGCGCTGGCATCGCGGCCTTGCGTCGCCATTGTCGGCGCGCGCAATGCCTCGGCAGCGGCGGTGAAGCTGGCGCGCGATTTTGCCGCCGCGCTTGCGGGGCAGGGCTGCACGATCGTTTCCGGCCTGGCGCGCGGGATCGATGGCGCCGCGCACAAGGGCGCGCTTTCCGGCGCGGCCAGCGGCGGGGGCACGGTGGGCGTGATCGCCAGCGGCATCGACATTTCCTACCCGCCGGAGCACGCCGCCCTGCAGGAAGAGGTCGCTCGCGACGGCCTGCTGATTGCCGAGCAGCCCTGCGGCACCGAGCCGCTGGCCCGGCACTTCCCCGCACGCAACCGGATCATCGCCGGGATGGCCGCGGGTACTCTGGTGGTGGAGGCCGCGCCAAAAAGCGGCTCGCTTATCACCGCGCGGCTGGCGGGCGAGTTCGGGCGCGAGGTCATGGCCATTCCCGGATCGCCGCTCGACAGCCGCAGCCACGGCTGCAACCAGCTGATCCGCGATGGTGCGGTGCTGGTGCAGCGCCCCGAAGACGTGATCGAACTGCTCCAGGGCTTCACCGGCGCGCCGCGCAGCCGCTTCCGCGAGAGCCAGGACATTCCGCTCTACCGTGCCGAAGCGGAACCCGCCCAGCCTGCCGACATCGCCAGCCTGCTGACGATTGCCCCGGTCTCGGTCGATGAACTGATCCGCCAGTCGGGCGCTTCTGCGGCCGAAGTCCAGCTTGCCCTGCTGGAACTGGAACTGGCTGGCCGGCTGCTGCGCCATGCCGCCGGACGGGTCAGCCTGGCAGGATAG
- the plsY gene encoding glycerol-3-phosphate 1-O-acyltransferase PlsY encodes MDLNAVLPTLIAGYLLGSVPFGLILTKLTGAGDLRSIGSGNIGATNVLRTGRKGLAAATLLLDLAKGFAAVWLAGELPGGDPALGGLAAVIGHCFPVWLKFRGGKGVATLMGVSLGLGWQIGLVYAVVWLGMLAITRISSLSGMSAAVSAPLAALAFGLGDYVPALAILALLVLWLHRANIARLRAGTEPKVGSKG; translated from the coding sequence ATGGACCTGAATGCCGTGCTGCCAACGCTCATCGCGGGCTACCTGCTGGGATCGGTGCCCTTCGGCCTGATCCTGACGAAGCTGACCGGTGCGGGGGACCTGCGCTCGATCGGCTCGGGAAATATCGGCGCCACCAACGTGCTGCGCACGGGGCGCAAGGGGCTTGCGGCAGCAACCCTCCTGCTTGACCTGGCGAAGGGCTTTGCCGCGGTCTGGCTGGCTGGCGAGCTTCCCGGCGGCGATCCGGCGCTTGGCGGGCTTGCCGCGGTAATCGGGCACTGCTTCCCGGTCTGGCTCAAGTTTCGCGGCGGCAAGGGTGTGGCCACGCTCATGGGCGTGTCTCTGGGTCTCGGCTGGCAGATCGGCCTCGTTTACGCCGTGGTCTGGCTCGGCATGCTTGCCATCACCCGCATCTCGTCGCTTTCGGGGATGAGCGCGGCCGTCTCTGCGCCGCTTGCTGCCCTGGCCTTCGGCTTGGGTGACTATGTGCCTGCGCTGGCAATCCTCGCCCTGCTCGTGTTGTGGCTGCACCGGGCCAATATCGCCCGCCTGCGCGCCGGCACCGAACCGAAGGTAGGCTCCAAGGGATGA